The nucleotide window AATTTATCTtaaattcgaattttatttGCTCATATTATTGAATGCTTAttgcttaaataaaattattgctcGCGACTCTTTTATTGTTATAGAAATATCTGCTCCCTTATCAGTCATGTCACATCTTAACCTTCGAATctcaatccaatttttttttcgcaaaatttatactttatgaatataatattttaatcatttcaTACGAAGTGTAAATACAGTAATTGTATGACACtgaaatagttatttttatttgcaaaaaatatcagattattaataattacaaacaaaaaattataaatttaactgTTATAAAGAAGGCGGCTACAAAAACgaggtgcgttcaaaaaataacgggaattttcgatttttttttttttttaatattcattcattcatctaCGTCAAAATAGACCCCATTCGATTCGAAGGCTCTTTTCTTctcttttctctttatttttcgaaatttgagaAAGTCATACCGAACCGTGTTTGACGAATATGGAGACGGAGATATCGTTACGGTATTCTTTTTGATCAAGAATGCACGAATAAGCAACGAAATGTGAGCTTTTATTAACAAACGATAATCTTCaaactcataaaaacacgtctaatcTTAGCGGCTACTGGACTCTTCAAAAATtgcgaaatttcaaaaatcccgttactttttgaacacaccctGCCCTGTACGCTGAAATTAAAACCGTATTGATTacacatttgtatttaatttcattaaattgtttACATGCGCAAAACATCAATCACAACTGAACAGTtatttacaaacaacaacaaaatatgatgtcatatttacagttatgtgagcaaattgaaaatttcgtaATCCAAATGATTTATTATAGTTATTATCGCCATCAATCGCGCATTTTCGCGCTTTTACCATACAACAACataactaaaaaaaacaaaagaaaaaaaatatataaaatataaaaaacaacaacaacctcatTATTACCAACATCAAACGATTACTTTCACCAACATCATTATCTTTGAAAATCATCCATCCTGCGGCTGGCAAATAGCAAACACGCAAACAATGGCGGTGACCTAACCTTTTCAactgaaaaaacaaaaagtttatttgtgcaaaaacaaaagaacaaaaaataatattaataaacgaaagcaaacaaacaaaaatttgcaatatttgaCTTTTCCACCGTGGCAAACATCAAACGTTGACATTCATAAGCCGCCTCCCACGCCTTTTGTGAACTTTTCGCCATTGTTTTGCCTTTATTTTTGCTGCTAAAAAATTCgctgaaatgaaaaatgaaaaaaaaaaacagagcgCTCTTCACCATCAGTTTATGTTTACCAACGACACCCTATGACAATTGAAAACTCAACAATATGATTGAGTGAGTGATTTATGTGAAAAAGGGCAgacagtacaaaaacaaaagaattagaattcataaaaatatacaatcgTTGCAAGTAAACTGACTAATGCGTTGTCTGCTCGGTTGCTAAATTAATGTCGATATCTTTAAGATCGGTCACTATGGCAATACTCTTGACGCGCAGCGGACGCGTTGTCACTCGACCGTTTAGTGGGGTTATGGGTTAACAATCCCTTTGCAACCATTAATGCGCAGAAACAACAAGGTGAGCAACAGCAAGTGCACATCGACAGTGAATTGAGTAGGTAgctaagcaacaacaataataacaacaacaaaactatagCTTCAATAGTTGCGTTGGTAATCGCAATGATAAGTTAAAGTTCAGTTCAGTGATTCATGCAGGTAAGCAGATTGCTGAATTAATTCAGAAACCTTGAATGGAAACTTTCCCCCACGACTAATCTACTTTGAAGGTAGAACAGACAAATATACACAcctttatacatatttgcatttaaacaGAATTTGATGACGCTCTATTAATGACGGCACCAAGGCAAGGTAGTTCAAACTTAAATTAATCTCTTAAATTAAATTCTCTTTTTGAGAAAATCTAAATTTTGTGTATAGATTGTATTTAGGGCTTTAAAGTAATTGCTCcagtacttatttataaaaaaaaatatttagaattgctACATTTTGCAATCAGTATTTGTAGAAGTTATATTCCGGTATCCTAATAGAAGTTTGAGAAATATGAAATCATGtctataggaagtaggcatgaTTGTAATCCAATTGTTTGTAATTAGCCTAGTCTTATTTCATGACATGACTTTAGAAGAATATAGACGAaagaacaaatattaaaaaaaaaaaaacgaaaattcccgttatattttgaaaacaccTATCCGATCCGATTGGTTGAAGTTAGTCCAGTAGGTGCTGAGATAGAGAATTCCATTTAAAAGCATTAAGCCAATGTGAATGAATTTTCTTAGATATGAACTCGACATATTTATGTTACCTTTTTTCAGCAAGATTCAAGCGGCTCTTTACAGATATTAAAGTCATATCCTTCATATTccagtaaatacatatatacttatacgcttataaattaatttcaatattccaCGCTAATACAATCTCATTCCTGTTTCAGTTAAATTCACTTAGTCCCATTGTGTACTCCCTCGGTTACAGCAAGTGTATTCAATTTagttatttgtttgtaaatcatCCATTCCCAACAAATTGCTATGCGCGTTCGCTCTTTGCCTCCGTTGTTCACTTAATTAGCAGCGTATTTAGAATTAATGTAATTGTTTTCGCACTATGTTGCGTTAATTTTGTTGATCTTTGCTTTCACATCACTTCAACCAGTGTTTTCTTGTTTGTTTTGCATTGTTTTCATTAATTCGTTGTTACCATAGTAATTTCATAGTTTCGTTGTTAAGTTGTTAGCTTCATTTTGATGAgagaataattcaaatttaattactgTTATTATATGTTGTTAGCTATTTCAGGAGACAAAGCTCTCCGTGTTGCTTTTTCTCATTTCCAAACATCCAATTATGCCTCTAGAATACGCGTTTAGATTTTATATAGAACCGGAAAGGTTTATCTGTTGACCTCTCTGCATTACCAAAATCGAAAACAGAAAAACATAGTTTTCCGAGCGCATTTACGAAATATATTTCACTCCTTTCTTTTCAGATTCCCCCACAAAACTGCGCGAGGAAAATGAGCGACTTAGCGCGGAGATACACCGCTTACGCAAGCTATTGGAGAACTCACCAGAGGGCGCTGTTGGCGGTATCGATCTTTCAGACTCCAACAGCTGTGGCGATGCACATTCGACCGATGGCAGCGGCAGCATGCCACAACAGCGTGTCGATCGGCTTGAAGCCGAACTGCGTTCAGCAAAAAGTCAAATAATGACACTACGCATCGAACGTAAGAAATTACGCGCAGACAAAAGTGATCTGCTTGCACAGGTAAAGCAACTCTGCGCCTCACTGCAAGACAAGGAACAGGAGCTGCGTGATTTTATACGCAACTTTCAAGATCGTGTGCGTGAAACGGAAACCAATAATGCAAAACTGACCGGTGATCGTGAGCGCGAACGTTGGCAATTATTAAAACAGGCGCGCGATGAGGCCGAACGTTCATTGGCGTTGGCGCAACAATTGAATGCGCGCGATCTACAGCTGCAACGTTTGCAGGATCAGCTGCAGGAGGCGCGGCGTCAACTCTCCGGCTGTTTGTCCGATCAGGAGAGCTTGCTGTCGTTCGCACCACTAACACCGCCGTCGGCCGCTTCGGCTATGATAAATCAAATGAACGCAACGGTGACAGCGAACAATGTAATGCGAAATGACGACAGTGGGCGTGGCAATTCGAATTCTTTATCGGCGTTTAGCAGCAGTTTGAGTGGTGGCTCCGGCGCAACGGCGGGTGATCGCAACTCCTGTTCGAACGATTCGGGTTTGCGCAATAGCAGTGATCGCGAAAGTACCGGTGGAGATTTAAACTTTAGTGATGGCACTTGCGAGAATGGACCATGTATAACAGTCGATCCAGATAGCATCTCACTGGTCTCTAGTCAAAATATGTATCAATGTAAGTGAAAGGTGTTTGATAATTGATTAAAGCTTTattgtattgtaaatattttaattctagATGGCACTCCAAAAGAACGTAGTCCAACTCTGTCACCACTGAACTCGGCCGCTTACTCGAGGTACAGTTCATTTTACTCAATGTTGCACAGTTCATtcagttttccattttttattaacaGATCCGTGGAACAGCTCGGCTCGCCCGTAGAGTCGGATGGTCCTGGCGCTGTAGCGCGCAAATTCGCACCAAAAACCGGCACACTAAGTGCACGTAACGGACGTGGCGGTACTTGGGGTAGCATTTCACGTGTATTCGCACGTTcgcgtaataaaaataaagcactCTCAGCAGATGGCGCTGTTGAATGTAAGTCGTAACTACAACAAATTCATACTTTCATCACAACTAACCCACTAATAAGCGTCATCAACTAACCCTTTATCTATTTTAGTAACTCCATATCTTTCAGACGCTGACTACTCATGGAGTCCACTCTCCGAAGAGGGTTATGCCGAGAAGTTGCGTCTACTGCGTGACGCCGCACAACTGCCCATGGAAAGATGGCGCGCCTCGCAAGTACTTGCCTGGCTGGAGGTGGCGCTCGGCATGCCCCAATATAGCACGCGTTGTGCGGAGAATGTGAAAAGTGGCAAGGTGTTGCTCGAATTGAATGATGGTGAATTGGAAGCTGGTTTGGGTTTGGTGCATCCAATGCATCGCAAAAAATTGCGTTTGGCCATTGAAGAACAACGTAGACCAGAAATGGTACGCTATCCAATGATAACACAGCTCGGACACACTTGGGTGGCTTCCGAGTGGCTGCCCGACATCGGTTTGccgcaatatgctgattcgttTTTGCATTCGCTGGTTGATGCGCGCATGCTGGACACGCTGTCGAAGAAGGAATTGGAGAAGTTTTTGGGTGTGACGCGTAAATTCCATCAAGCCAGTATTGTGCATGGTGAGTTTGCGTTGAGGTTATGTGGTTTTTGAAGTTTTGCGAAAAGTGAGGTTAAGTGATTTTTGAATAAtacagaaaatatgaattttcaagTGGTTTAAGGATAGTTAATTATTATgttgaaactttttttaaaactattgtaCTTTTCTCTAGGCATCCACGTTCTACGCATTGTGAAATATGATCGCCAAACACTGGCCATGCGTCGTGTACAATCGGAAAATGTGGACACAGATCCAATTGTGTGGACTAATCAGCGTTTTATACGCTGGGCGAGATCGATTGATTTGGGTGAATATGCTGAGAATTTGAAAGGTAATAAATGAAAGTATACATAACTACTGGACTTGCTGAACTATATTTTGATTCTTCAatatatgaaatacatatatataataattatttattttaaaatatatatattttatgtcacTGCAGACAGCGGCGTGCATGGCGGTCTTGTCGTATTGGAACCATCATTTTCGGGTGATACCATGGCCACAGCATTGGGTATACCACCATCTAAGAATATCATACGGCGTCATCTCACAACGGAATTCGATGCGCTCATATTGCCCGCAAGGTAAGGCAAATTTATTGCAACTACAAATTCATATCATCTCTCTCGTTATTACTGTCATTTCACCAAAAATTTTACTCGTAACTCTGTGTGTATGTAGCGTAAGTGTGTAAAGTACGTTTTTATATTTAccatattattacataaatgTGTATGCTACTAGTATGTAAACATGCTAGcaagtaaattattttgattttccaaATGTTCATAAAATGACATGCCTGCGTTTGAGTTGTTAGTTTTattgtgtataattttttattttttttgtcgttGGTTAGAAGTTAATttggatttttatattttctctttttagtcattttactattattattaaatttttatattttttccataataattgtttttttacagttatatttttaaatattttttatgctctcCATTAGTTCGCTATCATGCACATAGTCCCATCCATAGTTTCAATACATATAGTTCTGCATATTTAGAAGTGTCTTTCACCATTCTTAAGCGCTCAAATCCCACAAAAGCTTGCATTAAAACGCTTGTTACGCCgtcattttattagttttataattataatatattttaaaattatgtatataaactgaatatttatttatatatcaattttttttttattttttataataaaatctttaaaaaaataggtattaatactatatatatttattttataaaaattgttaaatttgattttttataatcttttaagaatttaagaaagaaaaaatattttttttttaagaatttaggaaaaaaaaattttaagatatgttataagaaaatatattttttttaattaaaaaaaaaaaaatttaagaaaaatattttattttaatataataagaattttttttattttctataataaaatctttaaaaaaataggtattaatactatatatattttttttacaaaaactgttaaatttaattttttataatcttttaagaatttaagaaagaaaaaatatttttttttattaaaaaaaaaaattttttttaagagaaatattttattttaatataataagaattttttttattttctataataaaatctttaaaaaaataggtattaatactacatatattttttttacaaaaattgttaaatttgattttttataattttttaagaatttaagaaagaaaaaatattttttttaagaatttaggaaaaaaaaattgtttaaggaaaatttttaatataaatttttttttatttaattttttttaagaaaaatattttttttttatataataagaattttatttttattttagttatgtGCTAGCTTTATTATAGGTGTatagaattatatttttgcaaaaaaaaaaataaaaaaattataaataataagtttcACAAATTTATTGGCCATAGAAAATCGTTAATTTAAAATAGTGCTTAATTGTTTTTTAGCTACTAAATAGGTATGTCTTCTATTAACTGCTTATCATGCTGCCAATTTCATATGAATCATCaagcatatacacacacacatacacataaaagaattttaaatgccgcgcaaaaaaaaattataaaagaatttgattgaaattgaaatgagcTGCAGATAATGAattttttccgaattttttatatcataatACATGctgaattttgcttttattaaaagcgaaaaaaattgaattattttttaaagaaacaaaaaattttgtttgacgAAAATATaacgaaatttttaatgaaaaaaatttgaaattacagCCATTAAAAGCCACAAAC belongs to Zeugodacus cucurbitae isolate PBARC_wt_2022May chromosome 6, idZeuCucr1.2, whole genome shotgun sequence and includes:
- the LOC105209296 gene encoding kazrin isoform X9 encodes the protein MQINGTSSGPTMAASEPPEPPPRNPDRINASLHKLSESKNIKSLDSSIATINEKTINNNKPLKPILSLDHGNSSNTTSFSNSAATATPATNSKSGTAASATSATATVAGTNITSAPTLQSSTAAAPLVYTKRATSAAAAATAAAPTAAATAVATTTVADITPTPGVSAGDSVSPLSSNGSSSNQTLISPMTIDNQQHRLSFPNKNEVHATLMAQQQQQHLNGSNATTALLNGSVAGTNAGSNALNANNANANLATSSVGAAANHVNATNSADSPTKLREENERLSAEIHRLRKLLENSPEGAVGGIDLSDSNSCGDAHSTDGSGSMPQQRVDRLEAELRSAKSQIMTLRIERKKLRADKSDLLAQVKQLCASLQDKEQELRDFIRNFQDRVRETETNNAKLTGDRERERWQLLKQARDEAERSLALAQQLNARDLQLQRLQDQLQEARRQLSGCLSDQESLLSFAPLTPPSAASAMINQMNATVTANNVMRNDDSGRGNSNSLSAFSSSLSGGSGATAGDRNSCSNDSGLRNSSDRESTGGDLNFSDGTCENGPCITVDPDSISLVSSQNMYQYGTPKERSPTLSPLNSAAYSRSVEQLGSPVESDGPGAVARKFAPKTGTLSARNGRGGTWGSISRVFARSRNKNKALSADGAVEYADYSWSPLSEEGYAEKLRLLRDAAQLPMERWRASQVLAWLEVALGMPQYSTRCAENVKSGKVLLELNDGELEAGLGLVHPMHRKKLRLAIEEQRRPEMVRYPMITQLGHTWVASEWLPDIGLPQYADSFLHSLVDARMLDTLSKKELEKFLGVTRKFHQASIVHGIHVLRIVKYDRQTLAMRRVQSENVDTDPIVWTNQRFIRWARSIDLGEYAENLKDSGVHGGLVVLEPSFSGDTMATALGIPPSKNIIRRHLTTEFDALILPARYLVYCQMEEFQMDSTRQLILNQKQLGR
- the LOC105209296 gene encoding kazrin isoform X7; this encodes MQINGTSSGPTMAASEPPEPPPRNPDRINASLHKLSESKNIKSLDSSIATINEKTINNNKPLKPILSLDHGNSSNTTSFSNSAATATPATNSKSGTAASATSATATVAGTNITSAPTLQSSTAAAPLVYTKRATSAAAAATAAAPTAAATAVATTTVADITPTPGVSAGDSVSPLSSNGSSSNQTLISPMTIDNQQHRLSFPNKNEVHATLMAQQQQQHLNGSNATTALLNGSVAGTNAGSNALNANNANANLATSSVGAAANHVNATNSADSPTKLREENERLSAEIHRLRKLLENSPEGAVGGIDLSDSNSCGDAHSTDGSGSMPQQRVDRLEAELRSAKSQIMTLRIERKKLRADKSDLLAQVKQLCASLQDKEQELRDFIRNFQDRVRETETNNAKLTGDRERERWQLLKQARDEAERSLALAQQLNARDLQLQRLQDQLQEARRQLSGCLSDQESLLSFAPLTPPSAASAMINQMNATVTANNVMRNDDSGRGNSNSLSAFSSSLSGGSGATAGDRNSCSNDSGLRNSSDRESTGGDLNFSDGTCENGPCITVDPDSISLVSSQNMYQYGTPKERSPTLSPLNSAAYSRSVEQLGSPVESDGPGAVARKFAPKTGTLSARNGRGGTWGSISRVFARSRNKNKALSADGAVELTPYLSDADYSWSPLSEEGYAEKLRLLRDAAQLPMERWRASQVLAWLEVALGMPQYSTRCAENVKSGKVLLELNDGELEAGLGLVHPMHRKKLRLAIEEQRRPEMVRYPMITQLGHTWVASEWLPDIGLPQYADSFLHSLVDARMLDTLSKKELEKFLGVTRKFHQASIVHGIHVLRIVKYDRQTLAMRRVQSENVDTDPIVWTNQRFIRWARSIDLGEYAENLKDSGVHGGLVVLEPSFSGDTMATALGIPPSKNIIRRHLTTEFDALILPARYLVYCQMEEFQMDSTRQLILNQKQLGR